In Myxococcus stipitatus, the following are encoded in one genomic region:
- a CDS encoding cytochrome c: MSLRRDVVGGLAVVGALTLILAVGGGLYGLSLLRHGFSAREAPSALEARVARAARGFSMPSGAREQKNPLEPLPAKTLSEARAHWADHCAVCHAADGSGQTPIGQGIYPPAPDMRAAATQTLSDGELYWIIQNGIRLTGMPAWGQLHDGAGNRDSWALVSLIRTLPALSPEALDEIKAGLPLSQHELNEQRAEDAFLEGP; encoded by the coding sequence GTGAGCTTGCGCCGGGATGTGGTGGGAGGACTGGCCGTGGTGGGCGCGCTGACGCTCATCCTCGCCGTGGGTGGGGGGCTGTATGGACTGAGTCTGTTGCGCCACGGGTTCTCCGCCCGGGAGGCGCCCTCCGCGCTGGAGGCCCGCGTGGCTCGCGCGGCACGTGGCTTCAGCATGCCCTCGGGGGCGAGGGAGCAGAAGAATCCGCTGGAGCCCCTTCCAGCGAAGACGCTCTCCGAGGCGAGAGCACACTGGGCGGACCACTGCGCCGTCTGCCACGCGGCGGATGGCAGCGGGCAGACGCCCATCGGACAAGGGATCTACCCACCCGCGCCGGACATGCGCGCCGCCGCGACGCAGACGCTGAGCGATGGCGAGCTGTATTGGATCATCCAGAACGGCATCCGCCTGACGGGCATGCCCGCGTGGGGGCAGCTCCACGACGGCGCGGGCAACCGGGACAGCTGGGCGCTCGTCTCGCTCATCCGCACGCTTCCCGCGCTCAGCCCGGAGGCGCTCGATGAAATCAAGGCTGGCCTTCCCCTCTCACAGCACGAGCTCAACGAACAACGCGCCGAGGACGCCTTCCTCGAAGGACCGTAG
- a CDS encoding AraC family transcriptional regulator → MTMGTRDTEPTRWNGRLFMGTGALVYGGPVRATAPHAHHAFQVMVSLEQPLHLQGTRRDGALECRAAVIPPDALHEVTAPSPSVLLLYLDPDGLVGRRLRRALGHLGAATDWMRAGQPLLPMAPRAAPGTWAEARHLAQAFIDALAHPETRPRVIHPAAQRAVRFVAENLEGDIRLGAVAEHAEISPGRLTHLFPLHVGLPLRPYVAWLRLQRAVTQLRDGGTLTEAAHHAGFTDGAHLTRIFRRMFGIRPSDVMGRAEWVLPTAKDDGVLAK, encoded by the coding sequence ATGACCATGGGCACGCGGGACACTGAACCCACCCGCTGGAATGGCCGCTTGTTCATGGGCACCGGGGCCCTGGTCTACGGGGGCCCGGTGCGAGCCACCGCGCCACACGCCCACCATGCCTTCCAGGTGATGGTGAGCCTGGAGCAGCCGCTGCACCTCCAAGGCACGCGGCGAGATGGCGCGCTGGAGTGTCGGGCAGCGGTGATTCCTCCCGACGCCCTTCACGAAGTCACGGCGCCGAGTCCCTCGGTGCTGCTGCTCTACCTCGACCCGGATGGACTGGTGGGACGGCGCTTGCGCCGGGCGCTGGGGCACCTGGGCGCGGCCACGGACTGGATGCGCGCGGGACAACCCTTGTTGCCGATGGCGCCACGAGCCGCGCCTGGGACCTGGGCGGAAGCCCGGCACCTCGCCCAGGCCTTCATCGACGCCCTGGCCCACCCTGAGACACGTCCTCGAGTCATCCATCCCGCCGCGCAGCGCGCCGTCCGCTTCGTGGCGGAGAACCTGGAGGGAGACATCCGGCTGGGCGCCGTGGCTGAGCACGCGGAGATATCTCCTGGGCGGCTCACCCACTTGTTCCCCCTGCACGTGGGACTCCCGCTGCGTCCCTATGTCGCCTGGCTTCGCCTCCAGCGGGCCGTCACCCAGCTGCGTGACGGCGGCACGCTGACGGAGGCCGCACACCACGCGGGCTTCACGGATGGAGCACACCTCACCCGCATCTTCCGCCGCATGTTCGGTATCCGCCCCTCCGACGTCATGGGCCGCGCGGAGTGGGTGCTGCCCACAGCGAAGGACGATGGAGTCCTCGCGAAGTAG
- a CDS encoding DUF5666 domain-containing protein, translating to MKTSFVSSRFSPAALLALTLLAPAMALSHGKDGVHVMGTVKEVKQGTLVVETGEKKQEDVMTDASTRYEKSGAAVTAVDLKAGERVVVHGMKMKNGQVHAQLVKFGKPPAKGDEKPQAGADGAQPAPASNGHDHGHAGH from the coding sequence ATGAAGACCTCATTCGTTTCGTCCCGCTTCTCTCCCGCCGCACTGCTCGCCCTCACGCTCCTGGCTCCGGCCATGGCGCTCTCCCACGGCAAGGATGGCGTCCACGTCATGGGCACGGTGAAGGAGGTGAAGCAAGGCACGCTCGTGGTAGAGACCGGCGAGAAGAAGCAGGAAGACGTGATGACGGACGCCAGCACCCGTTATGAGAAGAGCGGCGCGGCCGTCACGGCGGTGGACCTCAAGGCGGGCGAGCGGGTGGTCGTCCACGGCATGAAGATGAAGAACGGTCAGGTGCATGCGCAGTTGGTGAAGTTCGGCAAGCCTCCCGCCAAGGGAGACGAGAAGCCGCAGGCGGGGGCGGATGGAGCGCAGCCCGCGCCCGCGTCGAACGGCCATGACCATGGGCACGCGGGACACTGA